DNA sequence from the Caminibacter pacificus genome:
TTTATCATGCTTTAATGGCGAAAGGTTATGTTTTTTTAGCAATACTTACCCTTCTTGGAAGTATTATGGTCTTGCTTGTTTTCGTTAAATTTATGCATAGTGCGTATCTTGGTAAGAGTGATGAAAAAAGAATAGAAAAAGTTGATTTTTATATGGCGGTGCCTATGGTATTGCTTGCGTTTTTAAATATTTTATTAGGAATATTCCCGTATGTAATGCTAAAACCTATAAACTTCATATTGACTCAATTCGGATTAAAAGAGATTTTGATTACTCCAAGCTCAATTACTCTTGGAAATGACGTATTAAATACGTTTTCGCTTGCAGTGTTTATCATTTTGGGATTAGTTGTTGCGGTAAGTATGTATCTTTTCAAAAAAAGAGTGAGAACAACTCATATATTCCTTTCGGGAGTTAGAGATTTAAGTAAAAAAGATCTTCATATTAAAGCGGATAGTTTTTATGAAAGCGTTACCGAGCTTATTTTAAAAATAATCTATTACACTAAAAAAGTGTTCGGATTAAAAGGAGGATACGTTGAGCGCTGAAATCATTCATTTTTTAATTTTTCCGGGCGGTTTATTCGCACTTGTGCTCGGAATTTTTATGTTATCGCTTGAGAGAATAGTGGTAGCGAGATTACAAGGAAGAGTGGGGCCTCCTATTTATCAAAATTTTATTGATGTTATTAAGCTGTTTAACAAAGAAATTTTAGTACCTAAAGATTCCAAAGAGATTGTGTTTATGTATGCTCCGGTATTAGGCTTTGCCGCGTTGATTGCAATGCTTTATTTCATACCTTTGCCCGGTGTATATGAAGGAGCGGGGAATAATTCGGATTTGATTATTCTAATTTACGTTATGGCTTTACCGGCGATTTCTCATATTTTAGGAGGAAGCGCTTCGAGTTCACCTTATGCCGCTATTGCCGTAAATAGAGAGTTGAAATTAATGCTTGTATATGAGGTGGTGTTTGTAATTATAGCTTTTAGTATAGCTCTTTATGTAGGAAAAGGGAGTGCCGTTTTATCGTTAAAAGATATTATGAATTATCAATTAAACAACTCTCCTTTAATTTTGGATTGGAAGTTTTGGCCTGCGATAGTGGCTTTTGTAATTTTCGTATTGGCAACTATGGAGTTTCCTCCTTTTCAAGTTGCTCATCATAACGACGCGGACGTAATGGACGGGTTTTTGATTGAACACAGTTCGATTCCTCTTGCGATATATGAAATGACCGATGCTTTAAAAATCGTACTTTTAAGTATCGTTTTTCAAATTTTCTTTTGTCCGTGCGTTATAGGAGGCGATGTTGTTGTCAACTTACTCTTTTTTATCGCTAAAACGGTTATTTTCGTAATGTTTTTTTCATTGCTTCATGCGATTTTCGCAAGTTTTAGAATAGATCAAGCGTTTAAATTTTTGATTATCGTACCTACGACATTGAGCTTAATAACTCTTGTTTTGGTTATTTTGTCAATAAAA
Encoded proteins:
- a CDS encoding respiratory chain complex I subunit 1 family protein is translated as MSAEIIHFLIFPGGLFALVLGIFMLSLERIVVARLQGRVGPPIYQNFIDVIKLFNKEILVPKDSKEIVFMYAPVLGFAALIAMLYFIPLPGVYEGAGNNSDLIILIYVMALPAISHILGGSASSSPYAAIAVNRELKLMLVYEVVFVIIAFSIALYVGKGSAVLSLKDIMNYQLNNSPLILDWKFWPAIVAFVIFVLATMEFPPFQVAHHNDADVMDGFLIEHSSIPLAIYEMTDALKIVLLSIVFQIFFCPCVIGGDVVVNLLFFIAKTVIFVMFFSLLHAIFASFRIDQAFKFLIIVPTTLSLITLVLVILSIKGLI